A region of the Brachyhypopomus gauderio isolate BG-103 chromosome 11, BGAUD_0.2, whole genome shotgun sequence genome:
TCCTAGCCAATGAAATTAAACGTCTTAACGTGTGTGTGCCGTAGGAGTTTGAGCTGAGGAAGCATGCCCGTCAGGAGGGCCGACGCTACTGTGACCCCATGGTGCTCACCTACCAGGCTGAGCGCATGCCCGAGCAGATCCGTCTCAAGGCACGTCCGCCCCACCCCGAGCCCTGGGCCTTGGCCACAGAACGCTCACTGCTGCATAAGGTTTCAATTCAACCTGGTGGAAGTCAggagttgggggtgtgtgtgtgtgtgtgttaatgtgtctCTGCTCCACAGGTCGGTGGTGTGGACCCTAAGCAGCTGGCTGTTTATGAGGAATTTGCCCGGAACGTTCCGGGGTTCCTGCCCAGCAACGATCTGTCTCAGCCCACTGGGTTCCTGGCTCAGCCAATGAAGGTACGTTCCAGACTGGCTTAACATTTCCTGCCTAATGTTACTAATTAGTTTAATGTTTAGGGTTATGTTTGTTTGAGTGCCTTGTTTGCTAAGTGATTAGGTCCGTTTGTAAGGTCCACATTGCGAGGTTTTTACGTGTGCAGGGTGTTGCTCTGGATCCTCACGCGTCCCCCACTCTGCACCTACAGCAGCAGGCGTGGCCCACCGACGACATGGCCCACATCTACGACAAATGCATCTCGGACCTGGAGCAGCACCTGCACGCCATCCCACCGGCGCTGGCCATGAACCCGCAGGCCCAGGCCCTGCGCAGCCTGCTGGAGGCCGTGGCCATGGCCCGAAACTCCCGCGACGGCATCACCGCCCTGGGCCTGCTGCAGAAGGTCAGTCCTTCTGGTTCTGTTGCCTCTGCTCCCCTTCTGTGATCTATTTAATGGGGGTTTCCCCCTAGGAATGTATCTCAGTCCTccttctgtctcctcctcccacGTCCAGGCCGTGGAGGGTCTGCTGGACGCCACCAGTGGAGCGGACGCGGACCTGCTGCTGAGCTACAGAGAGTGCCACCTGCTGGTGCTGAAGGCCCTGCAGGACAGTCGCGCCTACGGACCGCAGTGGTGCAACAAGCAGATCACCAGGTCACTCtctagccccgcccacctgtcCCGCACGCACCCGGTGTCGCGCTGCCGTTCCTAACGTGGCGTCGAACGTTGCAGGTGCCTGATCGAATGCCGCGATGAGTACAAATACAACGTGGAGGCTGTAGAGCTGCTGATCAGGAACCACCTGGTGAACATGCAGCAGTACGACCTTCACCTGGCCCAGGTGAGACGCCCCGCCTCCTCACGCCTCCCGCACTACCCAGGGCGCTGTTGGTTTTTGAAAGTTTTGTTGTACTTTTTAGTTAAAGCATGTGTAGAGTTTAAGATGTTTAACGCGCCCACACCCGCTGCCCCGACAGTCGATGGAGAACGGGCTGCACTACATGGCCGTGGCCTTCGCCATGCAGCTGGTGAAGCTCCTTCTGGTGGACGAGCGCAGCGTCAGTCACATCACTGAGGCCGACCTCTTCCACACCATCGAGACCCTCATGAGGACCTGCGCACACTCCCGAGCTAACGCACCCGAAGGGTTAGAGCACGGCTTGTAtatctcacacactcctctccccCAAGATTAGACTTGGCGACCGGCTTTGCAAGCACTGCATTTGAGCCACGTCTGGTCTTTTGCAGACTGCCCCAGCTCATGGACGTGGTCCGCTCCAACTACGAGGCCATGATCGACCGGCACCACGGCGGGCCCAACTTCATGATGCATTCTGGGATCTCGCAGGCGTCGGAATACGACGACCCTGCGGGCCTGCGCGAGAAGGCGGAGTATCTGCTGAGGGAGTGGGTCAACCTGTACCACTCTGCAGCTGCAGGCCGGGACAGCACCAAGGCATTCTCTGCCTTCGTGGGCCAGGTGAGGAGACGGTGCACCCCTGCAGGGTGGGGGAGTGAGCACTAGCGTAATATTACCAAGTTGGGAATCCACCTAGATGAACAAATCATGGTTTGGTTTATGGATCTTGTTTTTGGTAAGACTATCTTGGACCAGCTACTTTCACCATCGCTCCTATCTCACCATGATGCGTGTTCCCCATCACAGATGCACCAGCAGGGCATCCTGAAGACGGACGACCTCATCACGCGTTTCTTCCGGCTGTGCACGGAGATGTGCGTGGAGATCAGCTACCGGGCCCAGGCGGAGCAGCAGCACAACCCGGCCGCCAGCGCCGCCATCATCCGCGCCAAGTGCTACCACAACCTGGACGCCTTCGTGCGCCTCATCGCCCTGCTGGTCAAACACTCGGGGGAGGCCACCAACACAGTCACCAAGATCAACCTGCTCAACAAGGTGAGTAGGAGGGACGCTCCGAACTGGACAccagtggggggggacatggtgATAAGCTCAGGGCAGAAGTCTTGTTGTCCTAGTGGGTCTGAATCAGCTGGTGTGCGTAAGCAGACATGAGGGATTTGTTGCCTTTGGCTGTGCGGAGTTATCTGACCTTGAGTGAACCGTGTGCTGTGGTAGGTGTTGGGTATCGTGGTAGGCGTGCTGATCCAGGACCACGACGTGCGGCAGACGGAGTTCCAGCAGTTGCCGTACCACCGCATCTTCATCATGCTGTTGCTGGAGCTCAACGCCCCAGAGCACGTGCTGGAGACCATCAACTTCCAGACCCTCACTGCTTTCTGGTAACGCCGGCCCGCCGGAGCTCGCTTGGCGTGGCACAGCGGGGCTTCCACAGACCTGTTTGCCATGTTCCtccttctgttttaatgtgttttacTAGCAAGAGACTCTCAACGCTTTAGGTGAAAGCTAAACCAGAGTTTTGTATAACTGCAGAACGGTGTGATCTCGTACTGAaatgtttggggttttttttttttttgtcgttaAAGCAACACCTTCCACATCCTGAGGCCGACCAAGGCCCCGGGCTTTGTGTACGCCTGGCTGGAGCTCATCTCCCACCGCATCTTCATAGCCAGGATGTTGGCTCACACCCCGCAGCAGAAGGTACCCCGGCTGCCCGATGTACCCACAGAACGCTGGGAACGTTTGGGTTCATTTCATGCCATTGGTGTCGCGTTGCCACAACCTTAAACTCCTCCCCTCCCCGTTCTTCTGTAGGGGTGGCCCATGTACGCCCAGCTGCTCATCGATCTCTTCAAGTACTTGGCGCCCTTCCTGAGGAACGTGGAGCTTAACAAACCTATGCAAATCCTCTATAAGGTACGAACGTACTCGATGGCTCCATCAGCCTTGTGTGGTGTGGCCGCAGTACGTCGCTTTTTCAGCAGTGCAGCAGTGATCCCTTCCCTTGACCTCACGGGTCATGTGCTTTTGTTTCAGGGCACCCTGCGAGTCCTCCTTGTCCTGCTGCATGATTTCCCAGAGTTCCTGTGTGACTATCACTACGGCTTCTGTGACGTGATACCGCCCAACTGCATCCAGTTGAGGAACCTGATCCTGAGTGCCTTTCCCCGCAACATGAGGCTTCCAGATCCGTTCACTCCGAACCTAAAGGTGGTGCTCTGCCTTGGCCTGCTCCCACATCGTAGTGCCGTCTCTCACGCCGCAGCGTCATCCAGATGTCCCTTATGACGGGCTACATGTTTCATTAAACAATGTCCACGTTGTCGTTGTCCTGTGCTAGGTGGACATGCTGAGTGAGATCAACATCGCGCCGCGCATCCTCACCAACTTCACCGGTGTGATGCCCTCTCAGTTCAAGAAGGATCTGGACTCGTACCTGAAGACCCGTTCGCCCGTCACCTTCCTCTCCGAGCTGCGCAGCAACTTGCAGGTAGGGGGCGCCCCGCTTCCCAGGAGCTCTTCGTGGAGGGGAGATTTGACCGCGTTCAAgcgtttttgtttttatttcttgatGCGCCAGGTGTCCAACGAGCCCGGTAACCGCTACAACATCCAGCTGATCAACGCCCTGGTGCTGTACGTGGGCACACAGGCCATCGGCCACATCCACAACAAGGGCAGCACCCCTTCCATGAGCACCATCACGCACTCGGCACACATGGACATCTTCCAGAACCTCGCCGTGGACCTGGACACCGAGGGTGAGGAGGGACGCGTGCGCATACCACCCTGCTTCATGCTGCAGGACTTCAGTTTAGTGTTCCCACCGTGGGCTTCCACGGCTGTGGCCGCTGGCCTTGTGGTGGTCCGCCACTTTATCCTCCTttcttctccccctccccctcccccagggCGCTACCTGTTCCTCAACGCAATAGCCAATCAGCTGCGTTACCCGAACAGTCACACCCACTACTTCAGCTGCACCATGCTCTACCTGTTTGCTGAAGCCAATGCTGAAGCCATTCAGGAGCAGATCACCAGGTAGGCCACGCCTCCTCCCACTCATGGATGCATCCTTCACCCTGGACCAATGGCATGAGTGATTCCAATAAGGCAGCGTTAAAAACGCCATTGTATACATGCTACTTTTTCTCCAGTGGCAGTTGGTGCTGCCACTAGCTTTGTGAGCCATGCTAGCGTCTGGAAACGGCACGTGTGACTAGCCCCTCTGGCCGGGGTTGCGTTTGAGGCCTGCTTGGATCGGTGAGGTTTTGATTGTGTGCTGTGATGCAGGGTCCTGCTGGAGAGGCTGATCGTGAACAGGCCGCACCCATGGGGGCTTCTCATCACCTTCATAGAACTCATCAAGAATCCAGCCTTCAAGTTCTGGAGCCACGACTTTGTACACTGTGCCCCAGAGATCGAAAAGTGAGTTGCTTCCTCTCCCTTtttgtacttttattttatagCTTTTGTGCTGCTAAAAATGAATGTGATGTTCATTGTGTGTGTCAGGCTGTTCCAGTCGGTGGCGCAGTGCTGTATGGGGCAGAAGCAGGcccagcaggtgatggagggcACAGGTGCCAGCTAAGCTGCAGGAGCCTGGTGTGAAACCCCGCCCCTCCTGtcagcccctcctccacccctccactgaCACCGCTCTCTCGTCCAATCATCTCAAAGCTCTGCCAGCACTGGACTCCCTTCCACCTTGGACCAGGACCGCCTCGTACTCAAGACTAAAGGGTTCAGGGATGTGTgcgtttttgttttggttttttcctCCTTTCTTTTTTTGCAAGTGGAAGGCATGCTGTTAAAAACAAACAGTCTAAAAATTGTTTCAGTGTAAATATTAAGAAAAGGGACTTTCTAAGCAGTTTTGGCATAACCTTCCCCTTCCCTCAGATCTGACACAAGCATGAGTACATGCTTCAACACTTGAACACTTGGTGCGCACAGTCTTACCCCGCTCTCTcgcaactcccccccccccccccccctctctctcgaccccccccccccctctctctcgactcccccccctctctctctctctcgactctcccccccccccctctccctctctctctctctccctcccccccccccccccctctctctctctctctctaccaccatgaattttttattttatttctctttcaACACTTTCTTTCTGGAGGATAAATGCTAGTGGCTTATGGAAGCTGTTGTAATTAATTTTTCCCCCTGGTTTCGTTTTGAGGGGAGAGCTATTGGTGTGAAGAGGCGTAGAGCTCAGACAGATCTCGTCTGGCAGTGGTGTTACGGGCTCACTGCTCTGCACCGTTTGAAGAGAGTGGGTGGGAGGTTCTCCCTGGCACTTGTACAATTGTGGAAATATTCAGAAATTTGATGGTAAATTGAATCTTAAAGTTTGTACAAAGATCCAAATTGCGGAACAAAAAGGAGGACCAATACAGCCCATTTTGTAAGGATTTTGaatgttttgtaaatgtattggtCCGCGTGTTGTATTTTGTAGTACTTTCTAGTTGCCTTTAGTTCTTGCTACTTATTTCCTGTATGTAAGCATTCTGTAGTTACTGCATTAAACACTTGAAACTGCATTCTGACGTACTGTTGATTTTAAACAGAACCATGTTGAAAATTGAGTCTTGCTAGCAACGTCACTGTTGTAGACAACGACACGCAAAACATTTAGGTCACCATGTTGCACTGATCTGTTTCTGTAAGCGTCTGTCTTGTCCTCACGGGATTTGTAGTGAGCTTTGGCTCTAGTTCATCACCCCCGCAGGATGGATCCTTTTCAGGTTTTTGATTGGCTCATCCATACTGAAAAACAATCATAAATCAGTGAGGACCATGCATTGCCTTGGGTTTCAGAACAGCTCTCCATCAGAATCAGAAGCATTTGGTGGATGGGAGTGAGTTGACCAAACATCAGACTGGGAGCCACTGCTTCAGTGTTTTGTAAAATGgatatgattttttaaatttaaaGTTTATTTGAATTAAGCTGCAGtaacatttaatacatttatCACAGACTATAGAGTAGTGATGAATCCAGCTTTCAACAGTCCAGAAGTGTTGGAGAACCTGACATTGTGGTAGGCTGACTTGGCGATGTTGGGAATGTTTGAGTACACTTCAGTCCTGCAACTCAAGCCAGCACATTTTCTCAAATGAGTCCATGGAGCCCAACAGAAGGTCTATATATTCTAAGCTACGTTGACGTTCAATGCTAGGCTAAAGTGAAAACGTGGACTGTGATCCTTGGGGCTCGGGCCCACTACAGCTGGGTGAGCCGCCGCAGGTTTTGCAGGATGCTCTTTTGACCCAGGCGCACGTGCAGTGCTCTGGTCTCTCTGGAGCTCAGCTTGGCCAGGGCGGCCGGCTCCTCCAGCACCCGGCGGTCCGTCTCCTCGTCCTCTGCGTACATGCCCAGTGTGAAGCCTGCGGCCGCCTGCAGGAGACCCTTCCACCGCGGATCCAGCGCTGGCAGCCCCTCAAAGCTCAGGGCCTGTGCCATTTTAGAATCTTCATCACCACCCTCATCTACCTCCCAGCCTTGATTCTCCTGGAATTCTTCAAACTCTGCTTTACTCATGGATAAGACCTGCAAACAATGCAATAAACAAAATGGTAATGCAGTGAGAACGACACTAGCAAAGTAACACTGGCTCCAGACCTCGACTGCTGAATGGCTCTTTGAAACAAGCTTTAGGTTTTTAATGCCGTCCATTACAGTGGGGACTCATTAGCACCACAGGCATGCAGATGTTCCAGCATGGCACTCTTCTATGATTAAAAACACCCCACCCCCAGGAGGTAAATGCAGTGTACTATGGTTTAAAAATGTAGTGGTAATAGAAAGTGCAGTGTAGTACATAAGATTTCAGTTGAAAAAATGTTTCAGATCCAGGCCcgtcatcagctgtgcaagtaCTTCCGAGAGCATATCTACATTGTACATACATCCATTTTATATACTTGATGAACTAAATGTTCTTTTGCAAGTCAGCCTCAGTCAGATACCTTCAGGGTTGTATACAGTTCCGTGTCTGTGAGGGATCCACTCttgccaaaaataaaggcaCCTTTCTCCCCCACTATCTCCATCTCACACAGCATGTTCCACTTGGCCACCAGGAGGCGATGTTCTGCCTCGCTCTTTGTAGCTGCAGGGGGATAAAAGGACTGACAGCTTGCACAGCAACATCTAGAACAAGGTTTATGTCCTAGAGTAGACAGGGAGCAGTCACTTAACTATCAGACCTCTTATAAAACAGCTCCTTGTTTTTAAATCTGTCTTCCTTGGTCCAGTCATCTGGCACCCACCAGTCAATCAACATTTGAGCTTTTCACAACaagtagctgtctgactgaacagtttgcttgtattacgttaacaaataaatttacaaataatactgcgcagctacacaaacgtaatgtcaggagatactgtagcgactactactcctcacaaCGAATTCCCTAActgacaggcacttggccactcaaggagtcttagccctttatgtgacactgggggggcggcAGGCTAGTGAGGAAGAGTTGAGAGAGCGAACAGTGTTATTGTTcagttgcgttatcaataaagtttccctcctcaggatttttggattaagcagtttctgcttcaatacattgttactgttaaaaatgcacttccaataaagtgagtattagaaaaataaattttgctgctgaatgtaactactaaagtaacttgcaATCTAACGTAgctacttttaaaatcaagtaatcagtaacgtaactaagttacttttaaaaggagtaatcagtaatcggattacattttcaaggtaactaagccatcactgatcGCGTGATATTGAGCCACTCTGCCTGTCTtcctataatttaaaaaatgctgTTTTTAAGCCTGAAGTTGTGACTGCGTGAAATGTGACGGCACCTTGTACACCTGCTTTGTACATGGAGGACATCTGGATGTCTGCCGTGTCGTTGCTGTTGGTGGGAAAGGGCTCGGTGAAGCCGTACATGTGCAGGAGTTGCCAGTTGGCCATCTGGCCGTAGGTGTTAAAGATCTCCTCACCCTTCCGGATCTCACGCAGAGCCACCATTTTCAAACAGTCCTGCAGGTGAGAAATGGAACAATAAGCTCATTGGAAATATTACATTACAATATCGAATGTCACATTCAAAAGTGCCTGGGCAATCCTGAGTTCTACAGTTGAGGTAGTAGTTAAAGTAGAGAAGGGAGGAAAATGTTAATGAGACTTATTTAAATGAAGCTTACAGGTGTGTACTCTAAATTTGCATTGTGATTGGACACATGGTTCAGCATGTCTGCCATGGGTACCATCATGGGAGGGCTGGGTACttcatcatcctcctcatcctcaacaGGCTCCTGGAAACTAAAATGTGAAGGAACAACAGAAACGGTGTGCCACAGTTAGCTCTGTGTCTTCACAATCCGCCTCTGGGCAGGACTGCAATTTCAGCAAAGATTCTTCCCGTTTACAGTAATTCAGATCTCAAGATAAACAGCAGAGGAGAGTTCTTAAGAACTGCCACTCAACTCCTATACTGTAATCCTCTTCATTCTGACTGTAAAACAAATATCTGTCCTGATCCAAAGCTGTAATATTTTCATATTACATATGAAAATGTAATATGAAAAAATTCATATCATCATAAATCCAAACATTCTTGGACAGTAACCCAGCCCGTGGAATGTGTTTTGCAACACCAGCTGTTTCTGATGGCTGTGAGAGAGTAGCTAACCTGTAGGCCATGACAAAAGCTACCATACTCTGATAGAGCTCCAGGGAGTGTTGCACTGGGTCCCACAGCTCAGGATGCGAGGCGATGAAGGGTAGGACCGTGTCCTCGTACTCTTTCTGGATGTTGGTCAGGTCCGTGTCCACCGCCTCAGGGATACCCGTCCCCTTCagcaacctctctctctcttccttggacctacatgtcagtgtgttgaaCATCTTAGCGCAGTTGCATACATAACACCAGCAGACTACCACGCCAGCAACTTAAATCTCAGTGACTTTATCTTGTGTACTGCCAGAGAGACACGCAAATTAAACCACAATAACCAATTTAAAAATAGAATAGAGCTGACTTCATCCAGGGCAGCACACAAGTTAAATTAGCTTTTCATTAGACAGTGTATATGATCAAACACAGTCTGATATTTAGTGACGATTTAAAACCTCTTACCAGAACATGGGGTGGTCCAGCTTCCTAAAGTCTGGCCAGAGAGACAGATAGGGCCTCCAGTGGGACTCTGGACAGGTGTATTCATACATCAGGGCTAAGATGAGCGGGACCCACCCTGAGTTGCTGTCTAAACAGCTAATTCCTGGGAAAGATAGCCGAGTCAGAAGCCAATCAGCACATCTAATCTGAGAAGCTGATGAGAGTCGGTCCATTGCTGTACCTTCTTCAAGAACCTTCTTGACAGCAGAAGTGCCTTGATGCAGGAGAGCTTGTCTGGGGATTGAGAAGACGACATGGCCTTCTTCTATGTCATCTTTAGCCAGCATGCCATAATCCGCTATTGTGCCTTCTTTACTTAAGTAGACCTGCAAAACAAAATGCGTTTACATAACCCTTCCAGCACTTGCCACAGGTGCTTGATCTGGGGAATATCAACCTATGTATACCTTATGTATTTACATAAAACTTCAATCCAGTTCAGCGTCTGATCAATGGGGAAGGGTCGATGATGTACAATGTGGTTTTGACTTGCCTTGTTGCTAAGCGTGAGATTCACTTTATCACACCATGATAAGAAGTTCTGCAGAAGTTCATCAGTGCTTCGGTCTGTGCTTTCATTTTCCCTCTAAAATTAAAAGTAATTGCATACACTTACCATGACCTCCATAATACAAAATCAACTCTGAATAAAAACTAAGAACGAACACATACAGACAGATGAACGTGAAACCGATAGCGTTAGCTATGTGAAATAGTTCACAATAGCTTTTACCCGACATTTAAAgtcttttttttacctttggTCTCTTTGCATCTGTCGCCATTTTGTAACAAGAGAAGCTTATCACGAACAAACTCTGTTTCGATTTTTTGCTCGACTGCTCTGGTCTTAAATGTTTATAAACACCTATTAACTGTATCCAGAATGCTAAGAGTACACATTTTCCCATGTGATTTCTAACAGTCGCGTGTTTCTGACGTTCGTGTTCGTCAATATTTAGGACACATACGTCAAATTAAAAGACccttaaaatagaaaaaaagtgtgaaatgTCTAACGGAGTTATGAATTGCATACATTATAGTATCATAATATACTTTGTCATCATTTCTGTGATTGAACTTTACAATATTTAGCCATGATATGTACACTCCCTTGAAAAATAATGCCTATTTTTAATCCCACAAACTTGTTGGGATTAGAATATCATGCCTTCATATCTTTGGTTGCTAGGGAAGCTGTGGTTGATTACATTTAGATGAAAGTTTGCAGTCAAGGTTCCAATAAAATTAGCCAATTTTACATAATTTTTAACAGTTTAAAAGTTGTGTTAAAAATTATGTAAAATTGGCTAATTTTATTGGAACCTTGACTGCAAACTTTCATCTAAATGTAATCAACCACAGCTTCCCTAGCAACCAAAGATATGAAGGCATGATATTCTAATCCCAACAAGTTTGTGGGATTAAATCAGCATGACCTTCAGGAATTATTTAGTTATGAATGCAGCTCCATTACAAATCCTGGCCAGAGGTCCAAAACTGATAATCTTTTTTAGACTTTTTAAACTCTATGAATTATTGTGGATTATTATGATTGTTATGCAGATATGTAGTAGCTAAACCACATTAGATGAATACCAGCTTAGTAGGAAATGCCAGTAAAGTGTAAAAAGTACATGTGGTCTATGGTAAATCATCAAGTCTCTAGTAGATCTGTAAATAGCAAGAAACTAAAAAGACAAATAGTGGGAACTTGAACCATGAGTTGATTGTTAGCTCTGAGAGTGAGCCTAACGAGGatttttaatatataaataatagatCTGATTGGAGCAAAGCAGTCATAACATTCCACCTGCATAATATGTCGGACC
Encoded here:
- the setd6 gene encoding N-lysine methyltransferase setd6, with the protein product MGKCVLLAFWIQLIGVYKHLRPEQSSKKSKQSLFVISFSCYKMATDAKRPKRENESTDRSTDELLQNFLSWCDKVNLTLSNKVYLSKEGTIADYGMLAKDDIEEGHVVFSIPRQALLHQGTSAVKKVLEEGISCLDSNSGWVPLILALMYEYTCPESHWRPYLSLWPDFRKLDHPMFWSKEERERLLKGTGIPEAVDTDLTNIQKEYEDTVLPFIASHPELWDPVQHSLELYQSMVAFVMAYSFQEPVEDEEDDEVPSPPMMVPMADMLNHVSNHNANLEYTPDCLKMVALREIRKGEEIFNTYGQMANWQLLHMYGFTEPFPTNSNDTADIQMSSMYKAGVQATKSEAEHRLLVAKWNMLCEMEIVGEKGAFIFGKSGSLTDTELYTTLKVLSMSKAEFEEFQENQGWEVDEGGDEDSKMAQALSFEGLPALDPRWKGLLQAAAGFTLGMYAEDEETDRRVLEEPAALAKLSSRETRALHVRLGQKSILQNLRRLTQL